From Kineosporia succinea, the proteins below share one genomic window:
- a CDS encoding sugar ABC transporter ATP-binding protein, with product MTTTTALEPVLTMSGVVKQFPGVLACNKAELSVRAGEVHCLLGANGAGKSTMMKILGGAYMMDAGEVRLGGEVLHLNGPAAGLAAGISVIYQELDLVGDLTVAENLYLGRSPARLGWVDRATRREQAVAMLKRVGARFSPDIKVGSLPVAGQQLTAIAKALTMDARVLVMDEPSAALNENELQKVFAVIRDLTAQGLAIIYISHRFEEVRAIGDRATVMRDGRTIGTYDIASVTERELVTAMIGEHNELVERVRREPAAGEPLLKAKRVHIEGVLDIRDLNVRRGEVIGLAGLDGSGRTTFLSAIFGATRAETDIEYDGKRVRFGDPGTAVRAGIGLVPEDRKTQGLMTEMSVTRNTTVASLRRKVTFSPGSLGALAEPALKRLGVRYASGDLPVGRLSGGNQQKVVLAKWLTSGVNLLLLDEPTRGLDIGAKAELYQEVLELADSGVAVIVASSELSELMAYTDSVWVFHEGRNIASFDPAVASRDEIAYAVVTGNEEAR from the coding sequence ATGACAACCACAACGGCCCTCGAGCCGGTCCTGACCATGTCCGGGGTGGTCAAGCAGTTCCCCGGAGTGCTGGCGTGCAACAAGGCCGAACTGTCGGTGCGGGCCGGGGAGGTGCACTGCCTGCTCGGCGCGAACGGGGCCGGCAAGAGCACCATGATGAAAATCCTTGGTGGCGCCTACATGATGGACGCCGGCGAGGTCCGGTTGGGTGGGGAGGTACTCCACCTCAACGGCCCCGCGGCCGGACTGGCCGCCGGTATCAGCGTGATCTACCAGGAGCTCGACCTGGTCGGCGACCTGACCGTGGCCGAGAACCTCTACCTCGGGCGCAGTCCCGCCAGACTCGGCTGGGTCGACCGGGCCACCCGCCGCGAACAGGCCGTGGCGATGCTGAAGCGGGTCGGCGCCAGGTTCTCGCCCGACATCAAGGTCGGCTCGCTGCCGGTGGCCGGGCAGCAGCTCACCGCGATCGCCAAAGCCCTGACGATGGACGCGCGGGTGCTGGTCATGGACGAACCCTCAGCCGCCCTGAACGAGAACGAGCTGCAGAAGGTGTTCGCGGTCATCCGTGACCTGACCGCCCAGGGGCTGGCGATCATCTACATCTCGCACCGGTTCGAAGAGGTGCGGGCCATCGGCGACCGCGCCACCGTCATGCGTGACGGCCGCACCATCGGCACGTACGACATCGCCTCGGTCACCGAACGCGAACTCGTCACCGCGATGATCGGTGAGCACAACGAGCTCGTCGAGCGCGTTCGCCGTGAACCGGCCGCAGGGGAGCCCCTTCTCAAGGCCAAGCGGGTGCACATCGAGGGTGTGCTCGACATCCGCGACCTGAACGTGCGGCGCGGCGAGGTGATCGGCCTGGCCGGGCTCGACGGATCGGGCCGGACCACGTTCCTCAGTGCGATCTTCGGTGCGACCAGGGCCGAGACCGATATCGAGTACGACGGGAAGCGTGTGCGGTTCGGTGATCCCGGCACAGCGGTGCGCGCCGGCATCGGGCTGGTGCCCGAGGATCGCAAGACGCAGGGGCTGATGACGGAGATGTCCGTCACCCGCAACACGACCGTGGCGTCGTTGCGACGGAAGGTGACGTTCAGCCCGGGATCGCTCGGCGCGCTCGCCGAACCCGCCCTGAAACGGCTGGGCGTGCGGTACGCCTCGGGAGACCTTCCCGTCGGCCGGCTCTCGGGAGGTAACCAGCAGAAGGTGGTGCTGGCGAAGTGGCTCACCAGTGGCGTGAACCTGCTGCTGCTCGACGAGCCCACCCGGGGCCTCGACATCGGGGCCAAGGCCGAGCTGTACCAGGAGGTGCTGGAACTGGCCGATTCCGGGGTGGCCGTGATCGTGGCCAGCAGCGAACTGTCCGAGCTGATGGCCTACACCGACTCCGTCTGGGTCTTCCACGAAGGGCGCAACATCGCGTCGTTCGACCCGGCCGTGGCATCGCGAGACGAGATCGCCTATGCGGTGGTCACCGGAAACGAGGAAGCACGATGA
- a CDS encoding sugar-binding transcriptional regulator, with the protein MTETDSTGDETGHTDLLLRCAQLYYEADNTQQEIAKKLHLTRWKVGRLLAEARESGLVRIEIVHPAARQKAEEQALCERFGLRGAAVVPENAAGDEQELLSAVGRSAAQFLSDLSPVPKLLGVSWGRTMDAVARWMTPGWANGVHVVQLNGSMRVSRTPNGAPELAARIASAGAGRVSLLPVPAIVDEPTTRQALEQDSSVSGVLDLASHAGVVIFGLGALGVDSVLVESGYLSADDISGLGAAGAVGDALGRFITADGSLADPSLDERTLGVDLDVLTSIHTRIAVAAGPRKHQVVRAALRRGLCTALVTDAGTAKFLLEQP; encoded by the coding sequence GTGACCGAAACCGACTCCACCGGAGACGAGACCGGTCACACCGACCTGCTGCTGCGTTGCGCCCAGCTGTACTACGAGGCCGACAACACGCAACAGGAGATCGCCAAGAAGCTGCACCTGACCCGCTGGAAGGTGGGGCGGCTGCTGGCCGAGGCCCGCGAGAGCGGGCTGGTGCGCATCGAGATCGTGCATCCCGCCGCGCGGCAGAAGGCCGAGGAACAGGCGCTGTGCGAACGGTTCGGGCTACGGGGCGCGGCGGTCGTGCCGGAGAACGCAGCCGGCGACGAGCAGGAGCTGCTCTCGGCCGTGGGCCGTTCGGCGGCGCAGTTCCTCAGCGACCTGAGCCCGGTACCGAAGCTGCTCGGGGTCTCCTGGGGGCGCACGATGGATGCTGTCGCCCGCTGGATGACACCCGGGTGGGCGAACGGCGTCCATGTCGTGCAGCTGAACGGCTCGATGCGGGTGTCACGCACGCCCAACGGCGCCCCCGAGCTGGCGGCCCGTATCGCCAGCGCGGGGGCGGGCCGCGTGAGTCTGCTGCCGGTGCCGGCCATCGTCGATGAGCCGACCACCCGACAAGCCCTCGAACAGGACTCCTCCGTGTCGGGCGTCCTCGATCTGGCCTCCCATGCCGGTGTCGTGATCTTCGGGCTCGGTGCCCTGGGCGTGGATTCGGTCCTCGTCGAATCCGGGTACCTGAGCGCCGACGACATCTCCGGGCTCGGCGCGGCCGGTGCGGTCGGCGACGCGCTGGGCCGGTTCATCACCGCGGACGGCTCTCTCGCCGACCCCTCGCTCGACGAGCGCACGCTCGGGGTCGACCTCGACGTCCTCACTTCGATTCATACCCGCATCGCTGTCGCCGCCGGACCGCGCAAGCACCAGGTGGTCCGCGCAGCTCTTCGCCGGGGCCTGTGCACGGCACTGGTCACCGACGCGGGTACCGCGAAATTCCTGCTGGAGCAGCCATGA
- a CDS encoding FGGY-family carbohydrate kinase, whose translation MSLLLALDLGTESIRAGAFDEHGVLVASAQADYPTRFPRPGWAEQSPEDWWSATLTTLGEISSQIGDRPISGVGLATTASTVAVLDGQGRSLRPALLWMDARAHAEAGRTTRVTHPVMRYSGGGDAAEWLVPKAMWLAVNEPRVYAAADRIVEAVDYLTYRLTGRWVASRMNAVCKWNYSERDGGFPHDLYAELGVPDLAAKLPGEVAAVGAPVGTVLPEVMRQAGLRGAPTVAAGGIDAHLSMLSTGALACGDVSVVAGTSVAHVTQIDEPVFTPAIWGPYPDALLSGRWLIEGGQISGGVLLRWAAETLLGRSRDQGPQLIAEASAVAPGSNGLLVLDYLMGNRTPYRDAKLRGAVLGLTLDSKPAEIYRAAVESVAYGTRNVLQSFSEAGIPVKRICISGGIRHNPLWKQVTADVLGQPIELVTSQNLTLLSGAACAASAAGLFPDLVSAAGAFGAECVTIEPDPALSSLYTEGFELYREATAAVTGVSHSLVDRAVRP comes from the coding sequence GTGAGTTTGCTCTTGGCCCTGGACCTGGGCACGGAAAGCATCCGGGCCGGTGCGTTCGACGAACACGGGGTACTGGTGGCCAGTGCCCAGGCCGACTACCCGACCCGCTTCCCGCGGCCGGGATGGGCCGAGCAGAGCCCGGAAGACTGGTGGTCGGCGACCCTGACCACCCTGGGCGAGATCTCCTCGCAGATCGGCGACCGCCCGATCAGCGGGGTCGGTCTGGCCACGACGGCCTCGACCGTGGCGGTGCTCGACGGGCAGGGCCGGTCGCTGCGTCCGGCCCTGCTGTGGATGGACGCCCGCGCTCACGCCGAGGCCGGGCGCACCACGCGGGTCACGCACCCGGTGATGCGGTACAGCGGTGGCGGGGACGCGGCCGAATGGCTGGTTCCCAAGGCGATGTGGCTGGCGGTCAACGAACCGCGGGTGTACGCGGCCGCTGACCGCATCGTCGAGGCGGTCGATTACCTGACCTACCGCCTGACCGGCCGCTGGGTCGCCTCCCGCATGAACGCCGTGTGCAAGTGGAACTACAGCGAACGCGACGGCGGCTTCCCGCACGATCTGTACGCCGAGCTCGGGGTGCCCGACCTGGCCGCGAAACTTCCGGGCGAGGTGGCCGCGGTGGGGGCCCCGGTGGGCACGGTGCTGCCCGAGGTGATGCGGCAGGCCGGGCTGCGGGGCGCACCGACGGTGGCTGCGGGCGGGATCGACGCTCATCTGTCGATGCTCTCGACCGGCGCGCTGGCTTGCGGCGACGTATCGGTGGTGGCGGGGACGTCGGTCGCCCACGTCACGCAGATCGACGAGCCGGTGTTCACACCGGCGATCTGGGGCCCGTACCCGGATGCCCTGCTCAGTGGCCGCTGGCTGATCGAGGGTGGGCAGATCTCCGGGGGAGTGCTGCTGCGCTGGGCCGCGGAGACGCTGCTCGGGCGCAGCCGGGATCAGGGCCCGCAGTTGATCGCGGAAGCCTCTGCGGTGGCGCCCGGCAGCAACGGCCTGCTGGTGCTCGACTACCTGATGGGCAATCGCACGCCGTACCGCGACGCGAAGCTGCGGGGGGCGGTGCTGGGGCTGACTCTCGACAGCAAGCCGGCCGAGATCTACCGGGCGGCAGTCGAATCGGTGGCCTACGGCACCCGCAACGTGCTGCAGTCGTTCAGCGAGGCCGGGATCCCGGTGAAGCGGATCTGTATCTCGGGCGGGATCCGGCACAACCCGCTGTGGAAGCAGGTCACGGCCGATGTGCTCGGTCAGCCGATCGAGCTCGTCACCTCGCAGAACCTCACCCTGCTCTCGGGGGCGGCGTGTGCCGCGTCGGCGGCCGGCCTGTTTCCCGACCTGGTCAGTGCCGCCGGGGCGTTCGGTGCGGAATGTGTGACGATCGAACCCGATCCGGCGTTGTCCAGCCTGTACACCGAGGGCTTCGAGCTGTACCGCGAAGCCACGGCAGCCGTCACCGGCGTCAGCCACTCCCTGGTCGACCGGGCGGTCCGGCCGTGA
- a CDS encoding galactitol-1-phosphate 5-dehydrogenase → MHSPGDIRVEMVPVPTPGPGEVLLEVEACGVCGSDIPRMLSAGAHRMPIICGHEFAGRVREVGPGVSGFDDGELVTVPPLIPCRTCTYCLQGQFSLCEDYDYFGSRQDGAYAQFVVSPVGNLLKVPQHLDPVAASMTDPAAIALHALWRTDMRVGKRVAVVGAGPIGLFAVQWARLSGASDVLAVDLDEKKAAMAVEAGATHTANSSDEAKDLAGAGYDIVIESAGVPAAEVMAIDITARRGEASFIGIPHETVALPKSTFGAFLRREVTLHGAWNSFSAPFPGREWTTSVERLAEGSLHWKFMVTHELGLAELPAMFQTLGSRSEFTSKVVFRPNAL, encoded by the coding sequence ATGCACAGCCCCGGAGACATCCGGGTCGAGATGGTGCCGGTGCCCACCCCCGGACCCGGTGAGGTCCTGCTGGAGGTCGAGGCCTGCGGCGTCTGCGGTTCCGACATCCCCCGGATGCTGAGCGCCGGCGCGCACCGGATGCCGATCATCTGTGGGCACGAGTTCGCCGGCCGGGTGCGCGAGGTGGGGCCGGGCGTCTCCGGTTTCGACGACGGCGAGCTGGTCACCGTTCCGCCGCTGATCCCGTGCCGGACCTGCACCTACTGCCTCCAGGGCCAGTTCAGCTTGTGTGAGGACTACGACTACTTCGGTAGCCGGCAGGACGGCGCCTACGCCCAGTTCGTGGTCTCGCCGGTGGGCAACCTGCTGAAGGTGCCGCAGCACCTCGACCCGGTCGCGGCCTCGATGACCGATCCGGCCGCTATCGCGCTGCACGCCCTGTGGCGCACCGACATGCGGGTGGGCAAGCGGGTCGCGGTGGTCGGTGCCGGTCCGATCGGCTTGTTCGCCGTTCAGTGGGCGCGTCTTTCGGGCGCGAGCGACGTGCTGGCGGTCGACCTCGACGAGAAGAAGGCCGCGATGGCCGTCGAGGCCGGGGCAACGCACACGGCGAACTCGTCGGACGAGGCGAAGGATCTGGCCGGGGCCGGCTACGACATCGTCATCGAGTCGGCGGGCGTTCCGGCGGCCGAGGTCATGGCGATCGACATCACGGCCCGGCGCGGTGAGGCCTCGTTCATCGGGATTCCGCACGAAACGGTAGCTCTGCCCAAGTCCACGTTCGGTGCGTTCCTGCGCCGCGAGGTCACGCTGCACGGTGCCTGGAACTCGTTCTCCGCGCCGTTCCCGGGCCGGGAATGGACCACGAGCGTGGAGCGTCTTGCCGAGGGAAGCCTGCACTGGAAGTTCATGGTCACGCACGAGCTCGGCCTTGCCGAGCTGCCGGCGATGTTCCAAACTCTCGGCAGCCGTAGCGAGTTCACCTCGAAGGTGGTATTCCGGCCGAACGCCTTGTAA
- a CDS encoding substrate-binding domain-containing protein encodes MQRRIRFISTVSAAAAVALMATACASGSSSSTGSGDGDGIKIGFSQVTQQSPFYVELGQGAKDAAAKAGDEMYFVDANGDVTKQNDDIQDLITRGVKVLIINPVDPKGVAPGLAAAKAAGVKVISVDRPLDGAVTYVGRDNVEMGKLVGEQLLKSLGSGGGKVLEIQGDAGGTVARDRSAGFNEALNGAPGVTVVKGPYAEYIRSKAVTAMQDLLQSNPDVKAVYCHNDDMCMGVLQVLKENNRDDVKVAGVDGLMEAVKAVADGGQYVATAVNDPQYEGQIAVDTAVKVAAGESVPEFIDAGTKLVDADTAKDLTGDALFAQYVPSE; translated from the coding sequence ATGCAACGACGCATCCGATTCATTTCCACCGTTTCGGCCGCGGCCGCCGTGGCTCTCATGGCCACCGCGTGCGCCTCGGGCTCGTCGTCCTCGACGGGGTCGGGCGACGGTGACGGGATCAAGATCGGCTTCTCGCAGGTCACTCAGCAGTCGCCGTTCTACGTCGAGCTGGGCCAGGGCGCCAAGGACGCCGCGGCCAAGGCCGGCGACGAGATGTACTTCGTCGACGCGAACGGCGACGTGACCAAGCAGAACGACGACATTCAGGACCTGATCACGCGCGGCGTGAAGGTCCTGATCATCAACCCGGTCGACCCGAAGGGCGTCGCGCCCGGTCTGGCGGCGGCGAAAGCTGCCGGGGTCAAGGTAATCTCGGTCGACCGGCCACTCGACGGTGCCGTCACCTACGTGGGGCGCGACAACGTCGAGATGGGCAAGCTCGTGGGTGAGCAGCTGCTGAAGTCGCTCGGCTCCGGTGGCGGCAAGGTGCTCGAGATCCAGGGCGACGCGGGCGGAACCGTGGCGCGCGACCGCAGCGCCGGCTTCAACGAGGCACTCAACGGCGCGCCCGGCGTGACCGTGGTGAAGGGCCCGTACGCGGAGTACATCCGGTCGAAGGCCGTGACCGCGATGCAGGACCTGCTGCAGTCGAACCCCGACGTGAAGGCCGTCTACTGCCACAACGACGACATGTGCATGGGTGTGCTCCAGGTGCTCAAGGAGAACAACCGTGACGATGTCAAGGTCGCCGGCGTGGACGGGCTCATGGAGGCCGTGAAAGCCGTCGCCGACGGCGGGCAGTACGTGGCGACCGCGGTGAACGACCCGCAGTACGAGGGCCAGATCGCCGTCGACACCGCCGTGAAGGTGGCTGCGGGGGAGAGCGTTCCGGAGTTCATCGACGCGGGCACCAAGCTCGTCGACGCGGACACGGCCAAGGACCTCACGGGTGACGCGCTGTTCGCGCAGTACGTCCCGTCCGAATGA
- a CDS encoding DUF397 domain-containing protein, with amino-acid sequence MSADEGGPEWRKSSFSGFQGCVEVAHLSDGRVAVRDSKHRDGAHLVYTSEEWAAFVAGVRAGEFGT; translated from the coding sequence ATGAGTGCTGATGAGGGCGGGCCGGAGTGGCGGAAGTCGTCGTTCTCCGGTTTTCAGGGATGTGTCGAAGTGGCCCACCTGTCTGACGGGCGAGTGGCCGTTCGTGACTCCAAGCATCGAGACGGTGCCCATCTGGTCTACACGTCCGAGGAATGGGCGGCTTTTGTGGCCGGTGTGCGCGCCGGGGAGTTCGGCACCTGA
- a CDS encoding DUF397 domain-containing protein: MPENHAAELDWRKSSFSGLNGCVEVARTASGDIVLRDSKNPDAGHHTYTPREWAAFARGMQAGEFEYLLG; the protein is encoded by the coding sequence ATGCCCGAGAACCACGCCGCCGAACTCGACTGGCGCAAGTCCAGCTTCTCCGGTCTGAACGGGTGCGTCGAAGTAGCACGCACCGCGAGCGGTGACATCGTTCTGCGGGACTCCAAGAACCCGGACGCTGGACATCACACCTACACGCCTCGCGAGTGGGCGGCGTTCGCCCGGGGCATGCAGGCCGGTGAGTTCGAGTACCTCCTGGGGTAG
- a CDS encoding helix-turn-helix domain-containing protein has translation MNPLVSKMELASTLRHARTAAGKTLEDAAAALEVSAATISRIETGMRIPRARDVRELCRFYGMRDESAIEAVAGLVAAARSAGWWEKYPDVVDEIYGSFIALESAATEILHFENMTIPAMLQTAEYQRSFLRDYAKLYRDEPILDDDLERLVEVRRRRQEILDADGPLNDYVVVLGERIVRFALGGPVVMRAQLEHLLTIADDPRVDLRVLAEADLMSVGPVGPYIVLGLPQEQVSDAVYVDLLHGQSLVDDDVVIARHRKIFWSLHEFALNRNESKALLREVAGELGK, from the coding sequence GTGAATCCACTGGTCAGCAAGATGGAACTGGCCAGCACTCTGCGTCACGCCCGCACCGCAGCCGGGAAAACCCTCGAAGACGCCGCCGCGGCACTCGAGGTCTCGGCGGCGACCATCAGCCGGATCGAGACCGGCATGCGCATTCCACGAGCCCGTGACGTTCGCGAACTGTGCCGGTTCTACGGGATGCGCGACGAGTCGGCCATCGAAGCGGTGGCCGGCCTCGTGGCGGCCGCACGCAGTGCCGGCTGGTGGGAGAAGTACCCGGACGTGGTCGACGAGATCTACGGTTCATTCATCGCGCTGGAGAGCGCGGCCACCGAGATCCTGCATTTCGAGAACATGACCATTCCGGCCATGCTCCAGACCGCCGAATACCAGCGCTCCTTTCTGCGTGACTATGCGAAGCTCTATCGCGACGAGCCCATTCTTGATGATGATCTGGAACGGCTGGTCGAGGTCCGGCGCCGGCGTCAGGAAATTCTCGACGCCGATGGCCCCCTCAATGATTACGTGGTGGTGCTGGGGGAGAGGATTGTGCGGTTCGCGCTCGGCGGGCCGGTCGTGATGCGCGCTCAGCTCGAGCACCTGCTGACGATCGCCGACGATCCTCGCGTGGACCTGCGGGTGCTGGCCGAGGCCGACCTCATGTCGGTCGGTCCGGTCGGCCCGTACATCGTCCTCGGGCTTCCGCAGGAGCAGGTTTCGGACGCGGTGTACGTCGACCTGCTGCACGGGCAGAGTCTGGTGGACGACGACGTGGTCATCGCGCGGCACCGGAAGATTTTCTGGTCCTTGCACGAGTTTGCCTTGAATAGGAACGAGTCGAAGGCGCTTCTGCGGGAGGTGGCCGGGGAACTGGGGAAATGA
- a CDS encoding aldo/keto reductase — protein MKTKTLAGGLEVSALCFGIMNLGVVLGKDESYALLDRYFEAGGRFVDTANNYGSWNGSTRSGDSERLLGSWIADRGVAGEIVVATKCGADRLVPDRPLGMAAPTNFEGLTPEVVRAELEGSLERLGLARVGVYYGHVDDRNLPVTQIADTFSALVEDGLTSVVGLSNAATWRLAIAREHSRAQGRPAFGAWQQEHSIYWPRPGLPTTTLLDTEGLDYAAEQPDLTVMTYSPNQKGQLVRPWLPTPAPYDHPGSAERLRKVHAIAHELGVTANQVALAWHLAGPLSRMERPAGSDRSALAELPERRVSMVPVVGASSIGQLEESIGALEVELSPEHRAVLDNI, from the coding sequence ATGAAGACCAAGACACTGGCCGGCGGGCTCGAGGTGAGCGCCCTGTGCTTCGGCATCATGAACCTGGGCGTGGTCCTCGGCAAGGACGAGTCGTACGCGTTGCTGGACCGGTACTTCGAGGCGGGCGGCCGCTTCGTCGACACCGCGAACAACTACGGCTCCTGGAACGGGAGCACCCGCTCGGGCGACAGCGAGCGGCTGCTCGGGAGCTGGATCGCCGACCGGGGCGTGGCCGGCGAGATCGTCGTGGCGACCAAGTGCGGCGCGGACCGCCTGGTTCCGGACCGGCCGCTGGGGATGGCGGCGCCGACGAACTTCGAGGGCCTGACGCCGGAGGTGGTGCGCGCCGAACTGGAGGGGAGTCTGGAGCGCCTGGGCCTGGCGCGGGTCGGCGTCTACTACGGGCACGTCGACGACCGGAACCTGCCGGTCACGCAGATCGCGGACACCTTCTCGGCCCTGGTCGAAGACGGGCTCACCAGCGTCGTGGGCCTGTCGAACGCGGCGACCTGGCGGCTGGCGATCGCCCGCGAGCACAGCCGGGCGCAAGGGCGGCCGGCCTTCGGCGCCTGGCAGCAGGAGCACTCGATCTACTGGCCGAGGCCCGGGCTGCCGACCACGACGCTGCTGGACACCGAGGGACTCGACTACGCGGCCGAGCAGCCGGACCTGACGGTGATGACGTACTCGCCGAACCAGAAGGGCCAGCTGGTGCGCCCGTGGCTGCCGACCCCCGCGCCCTACGACCACCCGGGCAGCGCCGAGCGCCTGCGGAAGGTCCACGCGATCGCCCACGAGCTCGGCGTCACCGCGAACCAGGTGGCGCTGGCCTGGCACCTGGCCGGTCCGTTGAGCCGGATGGAACGCCCGGCCGGCAGCGACCGCTCGGCCCTGGCCGAGCTGCCCGAGCGCCGGGTCTCGATGGTGCCGGTTGTCGGGGCCAGCTCGATCGGGCAGCTCGAGGAGTCGATCGGCGCCCTCGAGGTGGAGCTCTCGCCCGAGCACCGGGCGGTTCTGGACAACATCTAA
- the pdxR gene encoding MocR-like pyridoxine biosynthesis transcription factor PdxR → MSITVGPVELILPTGPGSLTLRLSTTLREAIQSGRLPAGTALPPSRVLAAEAGCSRWVVTEAYGQLGAEGYLVATTGSATRVRAAAPGTAPPPSPQPPPQPRPRYDLTPGVPDLAAFPRARWAEAYRQAVLELPTDLLAGRALVATTAARTTLTGFLHRTRQVQEDPTQLSLTTGSAAAIGWLTAVLVRLGHTRVAVEDPSWPGLRAVARRGGLEPVPVRVDAHGLVVEDLHRLRDVRLVLVTPAHQFPAGVALSAGRRLELLEWARSVDGLVIEDDYDADFRYDGRPVASLQGMDPDRVVLLGSLSKALSPAIEMGWLIMPQPLIMDLLGLDLDRIISPSPLTAEALAVMIDRGWYERHLRAQRLRYRRRREHLIAALAEHLPQASVSGLAAGLHLPLRLPDGVDAGAVVRAGARRGLGLVSADRYRMRPAAGPVQTPGPGPGLVLGFGNLRDRRVGEAAERLAHVVSNLIHSNLGD, encoded by the coding sequence ATGTCGATCACCGTCGGGCCCGTCGAACTGATCCTGCCCACCGGCCCCGGGTCGCTGACCCTCCGCCTGAGCACGACCCTGCGCGAGGCCATCCAGAGCGGGCGCCTGCCGGCCGGCACCGCCCTGCCGCCCAGCCGCGTCCTCGCCGCCGAGGCGGGCTGCTCGCGCTGGGTGGTGACCGAGGCCTACGGGCAGCTCGGGGCCGAGGGCTACCTGGTCGCCACCACCGGCTCGGCCACCCGGGTGCGGGCCGCCGCCCCCGGCACCGCACCGCCGCCCTCGCCGCAGCCCCCGCCCCAGCCGCGCCCCCGCTACGACCTCACCCCCGGTGTGCCGGACCTGGCCGCGTTCCCGCGAGCGCGCTGGGCCGAGGCCTACCGGCAGGCGGTGCTGGAGCTGCCCACCGATCTGCTCGCCGGGCGGGCCCTGGTCGCCACCACCGCCGCCCGCACCACGCTCACCGGGTTCCTGCACCGCACGCGCCAGGTGCAGGAGGACCCCACGCAGTTGAGCCTGACCACCGGCTCGGCCGCCGCCATCGGCTGGCTCACCGCCGTGCTGGTGCGCCTCGGCCACACCCGCGTCGCCGTGGAGGACCCGTCCTGGCCGGGCCTGCGCGCGGTCGCCCGGCGCGGCGGCCTGGAACCGGTGCCGGTGCGGGTGGACGCGCACGGCCTGGTCGTCGAGGACCTGCACCGTCTTCGCGACGTGCGTCTGGTGCTGGTGACGCCCGCCCACCAGTTCCCGGCGGGGGTGGCGCTGTCGGCCGGGCGGCGCCTGGAGCTCCTGGAGTGGGCCAGGTCGGTGGACGGCCTGGTGATCGAGGACGACTACGACGCGGACTTCCGCTACGACGGGCGCCCGGTCGCGAGCCTGCAGGGCATGGATCCCGACCGGGTGGTGCTGCTGGGCTCGCTGTCCAAGGCCCTGTCCCCCGCGATCGAGATGGGCTGGCTGATCATGCCGCAGCCGCTGATCATGGATCTTCTCGGGCTCGACCTGGACCGGATCATCAGCCCATCGCCCCTGACCGCCGAGGCGCTGGCGGTGATGATCGACCGCGGCTGGTACGAGCGCCACCTGCGCGCTCAGCGCCTGCGGTACCGGCGCCGCCGCGAGCACCTGATCGCGGCGCTGGCCGAGCACCTGCCGCAGGCGTCGGTGAGCGGCCTGGCCGCGGGCCTGCACCTGCCGTTGCGGTTGCCGGACGGGGTGGACGCCGGGGCGGTCGTACGCGCCGGGGCGCGCCGGGGGCTGGGTCTCGTCAGCGCCGACCGGTACCGGATGCGACCGGCGGCGGGGCCGGTTCAAACACCTGGCCCCGGGCCGGGTCTGGTGCTCGGGTTCGGCAATCTGCGCGACCGGCGCGTCGGTGAGGCCGCCGAGCGACTCGCTCACGTCGTCTCAAATTTGATTCATTCAAATCTAGGGGACTAA
- a CDS encoding metal-dependent transcriptional regulator encodes MNDHDLVDTSEMYLKAVLELEEEGVTTLRARLVERFGHSGPTVSQTVDRLRRDGLLDLGSDRQILLTPHGRTSAGSVMRKHRLTEVFLQQIVGLEWNLLHIEACRWEHVVSDHTENLIDKLLGHPELSPYGNPIAAGQTQPVENLLHRAGRPEDTAPVTIAWIGEPLQADADALQELLDLGLTPGATLTGLGARRSEITLTREGSDLTLADRVARHIFVSTVPAGLGAGREPVTSTV; translated from the coding sequence ATGAACGACCACGACCTCGTCGACACCAGCGAGATGTACCTGAAAGCCGTCCTCGAACTCGAGGAGGAGGGCGTGACCACGTTGCGCGCCCGGCTGGTGGAACGTTTCGGCCACTCCGGCCCCACGGTCAGCCAGACCGTCGACCGCCTGCGCCGTGACGGACTGCTCGACCTCGGCAGCGATCGCCAGATCCTGCTGACCCCCCACGGCCGGACCTCGGCCGGAAGCGTCATGCGCAAGCACCGGCTGACCGAGGTGTTCCTGCAGCAGATCGTCGGCCTGGAGTGGAACCTGCTCCACATCGAGGCCTGCCGCTGGGAGCACGTGGTCAGCGACCACACCGAGAACCTCATCGACAAGCTGCTCGGTCACCCCGAGCTCTCGCCCTACGGCAACCCCATCGCCGCCGGGCAGACCCAGCCGGTGGAGAACCTGCTGCACCGGGCCGGGCGCCCGGAGGACACCGCGCCGGTGACCATCGCCTGGATCGGCGAGCCGCTGCAGGCCGACGCCGACGCACTGCAGGAGCTCCTCGACCTCGGGCTCACGCCCGGCGCCACGCTCACCGGGCTCGGTGCGCGGCGTTCCGAGATCACCCTGACCCGTGAGGGTTCCGACCTGACCCTGGCCGACCGGGTGGCCCGGCACATCTTCGTCAGCACCGTGCCCGCCGGGCTCGGCGCCGGACGGGAACCGGTGACCAGCACCGTCTGA